A single window of Candidatus Thermoplasmatota archaeon DNA harbors:
- a CDS encoding helix-turn-helix domain-containing protein yields the protein MRRVAREPAAAGALLAAALLPLLASTPAAALDPCEPWRAAGLDPQPYPVTVHNVHATADPKTLSAACAIAIEKAGEALATEPPAPAVDETSLDAPGAVQGAHDAATELLPDEEGEIAWAAGTDATNTLDGETLAVDLDAVTAGTLVAACASFTSSSLPEPANVCARASLAPEAPANGPAPAPTSAIAPVGSNHDDPTPTLAARAGTDSAASTNPAWIPRPPAPATSRSPLASAATPAFAHAPWEPPSTLLAIAAAIAAALISLLHRLHRDGRVFESDLRQRIYGLAVAHGHVTATEVARAMDVHKATARYHLLLLVDHGSLVPRRAAGRTMFVPAGDPASERELAARAMLAREPARRVLAALAQRPAASVRELAAATGLPASTAHWYAKRLRAVGATEPAPVL from the coding sequence ATGAGAAGAGTCGCGCGCGAGCCGGCGGCCGCCGGCGCGCTTCTGGCCGCCGCTCTCCTTCCGCTTCTGGCGTCGACCCCCGCGGCCGCGCTCGACCCGTGCGAGCCCTGGCGCGCCGCGGGACTGGACCCGCAGCCCTACCCCGTGACGGTGCACAACGTCCACGCGACCGCCGATCCCAAGACGCTCTCGGCCGCGTGCGCGATCGCCATCGAGAAAGCGGGCGAAGCCCTCGCAACCGAACCGCCCGCGCCGGCGGTCGACGAAACCAGCCTTGACGCGCCGGGCGCCGTGCAAGGCGCGCACGACGCGGCGACGGAACTGCTCCCCGACGAGGAGGGCGAGATCGCCTGGGCCGCCGGCACCGACGCAACGAACACCCTCGACGGCGAAACGCTTGCGGTAGACCTCGACGCGGTCACGGCAGGCACGCTCGTGGCGGCCTGCGCAAGCTTCACCTCCTCGAGCCTTCCCGAGCCGGCCAACGTCTGCGCGCGGGCGAGCCTCGCGCCCGAGGCGCCCGCGAACGGGCCGGCGCCGGCGCCAACGTCGGCCATCGCGCCCGTTGGGTCCAACCACGACGACCCGACGCCGACGCTTGCCGCACGGGCGGGAACCGATTCGGCCGCGTCGACGAACCCCGCATGGATCCCCCGCCCGCCCGCGCCCGCCACATCCCGTTCCCCCCTCGCGTCGGCGGCAACGCCCGCGTTCGCGCACGCGCCCTGGGAGCCGCCCTCGACGCTCCTTGCGATTGCCGCGGCGATCGCGGCCGCGCTCATCTCCCTCCTGCACCGCCTCCACCGCGACGGGCGCGTGTTCGAGAGCGACCTGCGCCAGCGCATCTACGGATTGGCCGTCGCGCACGGGCACGTGACGGCGACGGAGGTCGCGCGCGCCATGGACGTGCACAAGGCGACCGCGCGCTACCACCTTCTCCTCCTCGTCGACCACGGCTCGCTCGTGCCGCGGCGCGCCGCCGGCCGCACGATGTTCGTGCCCGCCGGCGACCCCGCGTCGGAGCGGGAGCTTGCCGCGCGCGCGATGCTCGCGCGCGAGCCGGCGCGCCGCGTCCTTGCGGCGCTTGCGCAGCGGCCCGCGGCAAGCGTGCGCGAGCTTGCCGCGGCGACGGGTCTGCCCGCGAGCACGGCGCACTGGTACGCGAAGCGGCTGCGCGCGGTCGGGGCGACGGAACCCGCCCCGGTTTTATGA
- a CDS encoding M50 family metallopeptidase, giving the protein MPDPPTPVRSPPPARRETPPARPLPPVAGTLRSGPPRPSAPRPAAPAPARPPPAAFAFDDLPEPRISTSLEEIVHLVGSVAILTCIFGFAIVNNTPHLLTNEPLGGGPRAGPFDWNRYVAVLPPVLVIVLTGFVLHELAHKVVAQRYYLWAEYRAQWAWLGIVGAVNVAQPTPLPFALPGFVQIVGDATVEDNGRISVVGPATNLAIAFLAFPFLVAEGGRGVALAGAPHGTFLELLVMVNAGLAAFNLLPVSVLDGAKILRWRAGLWLVLMLLALALFLTVANRLYVNL; this is encoded by the coding sequence TTGCCGGACCCTCCGACGCCCGTCCGTTCACCGCCGCCTGCCCGGCGGGAGACGCCGCCTGCGCGCCCCTTGCCGCCTGTGGCCGGCACGCTGCGCAGCGGGCCTCCCCGCCCGTCGGCCCCTCGACCCGCGGCGCCGGCTCCCGCGCGGCCGCCGCCGGCTGCCTTTGCCTTCGACGATCTTCCGGAGCCGCGCATCTCCACGAGCCTCGAGGAGATCGTCCACCTCGTGGGCTCGGTCGCGATCCTGACGTGCATCTTCGGCTTTGCGATCGTCAACAACACGCCGCACCTCCTCACGAACGAGCCCTTGGGAGGAGGCCCCCGGGCGGGGCCCTTCGATTGGAACCGCTACGTCGCGGTCCTGCCGCCCGTGCTCGTCATCGTCCTCACGGGTTTCGTGCTCCACGAGCTTGCCCACAAGGTCGTCGCGCAGCGATACTACCTGTGGGCCGAGTACCGCGCGCAGTGGGCCTGGCTTGGAATCGTGGGCGCCGTGAACGTCGCGCAACCGACGCCGCTTCCCTTCGCGCTGCCCGGCTTCGTGCAGATCGTGGGCGACGCCACGGTCGAGGACAACGGGCGCATCAGCGTCGTGGGCCCGGCCACCAACCTCGCCATCGCCTTCCTCGCGTTCCCGTTCCTCGTGGCCGAAGGAGGACGCGGCGTTGCGCTCGCCGGGGCGCCTCACGGCACGTTCCTCGAGCTCCTGGTGATGGTGAACGCCGGGCTTGCCGCCTTCAACCTCCTGCCGGTCTCGGTCCTCGACGGGGCGAAGATCCTCCGGTGGCGGGCGGGCCTGTGGCTCGTGCTGATGCTGCTTGCGTTGGCCCTTTTCCTCACGGTCGCGAATCGGCTGTACGTGAACCTGTGA
- a CDS encoding DMT family transporter, whose translation MRPGVVATLLAALLWGTSFPAIDLGLAHVHPLAFAALRFALALAVLLALAAAVGRMRPGLFASRRVIVLGLLVAGSFLSQFLAQTLTTPGKTALFVNLSVFPIAALAYAMYGEALGRRLGPAVALAGVGAVLVATGGRLETLHGGTLAGDALALASGLFWAFFAVGAKPLFAREGAIETIVPVFAWALAVLAPVAVASGAPAPAGLAAWAAVGYVGFLCTAAAFALWAHGMPAVGAAASAVMLVAEIVVALAISLALGLERLSPATALGAGLVLAGVGLASLTGSRTADSRP comes from the coding sequence GTGCGCCCGGGCGTCGTCGCCACCCTGCTTGCCGCCCTCCTGTGGGGCACCTCCTTCCCCGCCATCGATCTCGGGCTTGCCCACGTGCACCCGCTCGCCTTCGCCGCTCTGCGGTTCGCGCTCGCGCTTGCCGTGCTCCTCGCCTTGGCGGCGGCCGTCGGGCGGATGCGACCGGGCCTGTTCGCCTCCCGACGCGTGATCGTTCTTGGCCTCCTCGTGGCGGGAAGCTTCCTCAGCCAGTTCCTCGCGCAGACCCTCACGACGCCCGGCAAGACGGCTCTGTTCGTCAACCTCAGCGTCTTTCCCATCGCGGCGCTCGCCTACGCCATGTACGGCGAGGCGCTGGGCCGCCGGCTGGGGCCCGCCGTCGCGCTCGCCGGCGTCGGCGCGGTACTCGTGGCGACCGGCGGGCGCCTCGAGACGCTGCACGGCGGCACGCTTGCCGGCGACGCCCTGGCGCTTGCCTCGGGTCTTTTCTGGGCGTTCTTTGCCGTGGGCGCAAAGCCCCTGTTCGCGCGCGAGGGCGCCATCGAAACGATCGTGCCGGTCTTCGCGTGGGCGCTTGCGGTCCTCGCTCCCGTGGCCGTCGCCTCCGGGGCTCCGGCGCCCGCGGGGCTTGCGGCGTGGGCGGCCGTGGGGTACGTGGGGTTCCTGTGCACGGCGGCCGCGTTTGCGTTGTGGGCGCACGGCATGCCGGCGGTGGGCGCGGCGGCAAGCGCGGTGATGCTCGTGGCGGAGATCGTGGTGGCCCTTGCGATCTCGCTTGCGCTTGGACTCGAACGTCTCTCCCCCGCCACCGCGCTGGGCGCCGGCCTCGTCCTGGCGGGCGTCGGCCTTGCCTCGCTCACAGGTTCACGTACAGCCGATTCGCGACCGTGA
- a CDS encoding TraB/GumN family protein yields the protein MIVDRGDIVLVGTAHVSPESVAEVRREIAARRPAVVCVELDEHRARALSDPKWRETPLLDVIRDGKAFVLLAQAFLASWQRRLGERYGVKPGAEMLAGMQEAEKVGASVELSDRDIGVTLKRAWARMGFREKLRLAWEFLKALTGADADGREVEVEELLKEDVLSSMMEEFSRMAPSISEVVIRERDAYLAGRILEARERAKGRPVLAVVGAGHLKGIQRHLDAPESIPERASLETVPERFPWGKAIGYGLAIGILALFAWLGYGALTDPVKLAKLQEALLMFVLVTGSFSALGAAAALAHPYSILAAFSTAWFATIHPGIATGWISGYVELQKRKPTVADYEGLSTLAGLGDFYRNKITRVLLVTALTNVGAMVGFWLGAAALLPIAFG from the coding sequence ATGATCGTCGACCGGGGCGACATCGTGCTCGTCGGAACGGCGCACGTGAGCCCCGAGAGCGTGGCGGAGGTGCGGCGCGAGATCGCCGCGCGCCGACCGGCCGTCGTGTGCGTGGAGCTCGACGAGCACCGGGCGCGCGCGCTCTCCGACCCGAAATGGCGGGAGACCCCCCTGCTCGACGTGATCCGCGACGGCAAGGCGTTCGTGCTTTTGGCGCAGGCGTTCCTGGCGAGCTGGCAGCGGCGGCTGGGCGAGAGGTACGGCGTGAAGCCGGGCGCCGAGATGCTGGCGGGCATGCAGGAGGCCGAGAAGGTCGGCGCGTCGGTCGAGCTCTCCGACCGCGACATCGGCGTCACGCTCAAGCGCGCGTGGGCCCGCATGGGATTCCGCGAGAAGCTGCGCCTGGCCTGGGAGTTCCTGAAAGCCCTCACGGGCGCCGACGCCGACGGCCGCGAGGTCGAGGTGGAGGAGCTTCTCAAGGAGGACGTGCTCTCCTCGATGATGGAGGAGTTCTCCCGCATGGCGCCCTCGATCTCGGAGGTCGTCATCCGCGAGCGCGACGCCTACCTGGCCGGGCGCATCCTGGAGGCGCGGGAGCGCGCGAAGGGCCGTCCCGTGCTCGCCGTGGTGGGCGCGGGCCACTTGAAGGGCATCCAGCGGCACCTCGACGCCCCCGAATCGATCCCCGAGCGCGCCTCCCTGGAGACCGTGCCGGAGCGGTTTCCGTGGGGAAAGGCGATCGGCTACGGCCTTGCGATCGGGATCCTCGCGCTGTTTGCCTGGCTAGGCTACGGGGCGCTCACGGATCCCGTAAAGCTCGCGAAGCTGCAGGAGGCGCTTCTCATGTTCGTGCTCGTCACGGGATCCTTCTCGGCCCTTGGCGCGGCGGCGGCTCTTGCCCATCCGTACTCGATCCTGGCCGCGTTCTCGACCGCGTGGTTTGCCACGATCCACCCGGGCATCGCCACCGGCTGGATCTCCGGGTACGTCGAGCTCCAGAAGCGGAAGCCCACCGTCGCCGACTACGAGGGGCTCTCCACGCTCGCCGGGCTTGGGGATTTCTATCGGAACAAGATCACGCGCGTGCTCCTTGTCACCGCGCTCACAAACGTGGGCGCCATGGTGGGCTTCTGGCTGGGCGCCGCGGCGCTTCTGCCCATCGCCTTTGGCTAG
- a CDS encoding ABC transporter ATP-binding protein — protein sequence MPVVEVEQLVKRYGELSAVDGLSFSVEKGEVFALLGPNGAGKTTTVEILECLRAKTSGRVRVLGHDVETQASRIRERIGVLPQDFNTFDRLTVRENVRYFRDLFGSNADVDELLASVGLTEKADTLYLELSGGLKQRTGVAIALVNDPELVFLDEPSTGLDPHARRQVWELIRKLRAGGRTVFLTTHYMEEAAVLSDRVGIVHRGKLVALDAPDAIVRAHAGSTTVRLPAEPGLADRVAGWLPRARVRVDNAHLSIDPGDHRLEEVLSALASKATLASLEVRTPNLEDAFLALTGERLGGVGA from the coding sequence ATGCCGGTCGTCGAGGTGGAACAGCTGGTCAAGCGCTACGGCGAGCTTTCCGCCGTGGACGGGCTCTCCTTCTCGGTCGAGAAGGGCGAGGTGTTCGCGCTCCTTGGACCCAACGGCGCCGGCAAGACCACGACCGTGGAGATCCTCGAGTGCCTGCGGGCAAAGACGAGCGGCCGCGTGCGCGTGCTCGGCCACGACGTGGAGACCCAAGCCTCGCGCATCCGCGAGCGGATCGGCGTCCTGCCGCAGGACTTCAACACCTTCGACCGCCTCACGGTCCGCGAGAACGTCCGCTACTTCCGCGACCTCTTTGGCTCGAACGCGGACGTGGACGAACTCCTCGCCTCCGTGGGCCTCACGGAGAAGGCGGACACGCTCTACCTCGAGCTCTCGGGCGGATTGAAGCAGCGCACGGGGGTCGCGATCGCGCTCGTGAACGACCCCGAGCTCGTCTTCCTCGACGAGCCCTCCACGGGCCTCGATCCCCATGCGCGTCGCCAGGTGTGGGAGCTCATCCGCAAGCTGCGCGCGGGCGGCCGGACCGTGTTCCTCACCACCCACTACATGGAGGAGGCCGCGGTGCTCTCCGACCGCGTGGGCATCGTGCACCGGGGCAAGCTCGTCGCGCTTGACGCGCCTGACGCCATCGTGCGCGCGCACGCGGGCTCCACGACCGTGCGACTGCCGGCCGAGCCGGGCCTTGCCGATCGCGTCGCCGGATGGCTTCCCCGCGCGCGCGTGCGGGTGGACAACGCGCACCTGTCCATCGACCCGGGCGACCATCGCCTGGAGGAGGTCCTGTCGGCGCTTGCGTCGAAGGCCACCCTCGCCTCGCTCGAGGTCCGCACGCCAAACCTCGAGGACGCGTTCCTTGCCCTCACCGGCGAGCGCCTGGGAGGCGTTGGCGCATGA